A region from the Panicum hallii strain FIL2 chromosome 1, PHallii_v3.1, whole genome shotgun sequence genome encodes:
- the LOC112885131 gene encoding putative FBD-associated F-box protein At5g56700, giving the protein MAATIPAAFFWPPPGNSLSTDASTPVAMRHGLEPGTLNVYENTVLRFLYGYVPKPPVSTAATLSGAAAPEEGEGIDRISVLSDDLLRRILARLPAKDGARTAALSTRWRGLWRSAPLVLVDTHFLPRGGAEGRPPRPGAVSRAVRRAVSATLRAHPGPFPFVSLSCGFMEAVDRERAVLARWFQLLATKRVDELVFVNRPSPLAGLHLPAALFSCASLRRLYLGAWRFVDTATLPRGAFPRLHELALGAVALEDRDLDFLLAASPVLEILAIVGSVHKLNARLASHSLRCAQFCLAILEEVAVVDTPSLERFFIWRCLNQRHAGRVKIGHAPRLSMLGYLEPGVHVLEIGNTVIKSGTMLSPKTTVPSVQMLALHLHFRMRNEVKMLPSFLRCFPNVETLCIQSEETHEPTGELNLKFWQETGPIKCVQTQLKRLVFREFHGEEGEFAFLMFIAENARVLEKMVLVMELRRPSAPEELVARMKALETARWASGSNKAGYLLSRPGVGGGSAWCLKAGSDFKHNDPFSA; this is encoded by the exons ATGGCGGCCACCATCCCCGCCGCCTTCTTCTGGCCGCCTCCCGGTAACTCCCTCAGCACCGATGCCTCGACGCCCGTGGCGATGCGTCACGGGCTGGAGCCGGGGACGCTGAATGTCTACGAGAACACGGTGCTCCGCTTCCTCTACGGCTACGTCCCCAAGCCGCCGgtctccaccgccgccaccctctccggcgccgccgctcccgagGAAGGTGAAGGAATCGACCGCATCAGCGTCCTTTCCGACGACCTCCTCCGCCGCATCCTCGCCCGCCTCCCCGCCAAGGACGGCGCCCGTACCGCCGCCCTCTCCACGCGCTGGCGCGGCCTCTGGCGCTCGGCGCCGCTCGTCCTCGTCGACACCCACTTcctcccccgcggcggcgccgagggcCGGCCCCCGCGCCCCGGCGCCGTCTCgcgcgccgtgcgccgcgccgtctcCGCCACCCTCCGCGCGCACCCCGGGCCGTTCCCCTTCGTCAGTCTCTCCTGCGGGTTCATGGAAGCCGTCGACAGGGAACGCGCCGTGCTCGCTCGCTGGTTCCAGCTCCTCGCCACCAAGCGCGTCGACGAGCTCGTCTTCGTCAACCGCCCCTCGCCCCTCGCCGGACTGCACCTCCCCGCCGCGCTCTTCAGCTGCGCCTCCCTCCGCCGCCTGTACCTCGGCGCATGGAGGTTCGTCGACACCGCCACCCTCCCGCGCGGTGCCTTCCCCAGGCTGCATGAGCTCGCCCTCGGCGCTGTCGCCCTGGAGGACCGCGACCTCGACTTCCTGCTCGCCGCGAGCCCCGTGCTCGAGATCCTCGCCATTGTTGGAAGCGTGCACAAACTGAACGCCCGTCTTGCCAGCCACAGCCTACGCTGCGCACAGTTCTGCCTTGCCATCCTTGAAGAAGTGGCGGTAGTGGACACCCCGTCCCTTGAGCGGTTCTTCATCTGGCGGTGCCTGAATCAACGCCACGCCGGGAGGGTCAAGATTGGCCACGCCCCACGGTTGAGCATGCTGGGTTACTTGGAGCCAGGAGTGCACGTGTTGGAGATTGGCAACACCGTCATCAAG TCTGGAACGATGCTGAGTCCAAAGACCACTGTTCCAAGCGTGCAGATGTTGGCACTGCATCTGCATTTCAGAATGCGCAATGAGGTTAAAATGCTTCCAAGCTTCCTCAGGTGTTTTCCCAATGTCGAAACACTGTGTATCCAG TCTGAAGAAACTCATGAGCCCACTGGCGAGTTGAACCTCAAGTTTTGGCAGGAGACCGGTCCCATCAAATGTGTTCAAACGCAACTCAAGAGGCTAGTGTTCCGTGAGTTCCATGGGGAGGAAGGTGAGTTTGCCTTCCTTATGTTCATCGCGGAAAATGCCCGGGTGTTGGAGAAAATGGTTCTTGTGATGGAACTTCGAAGGCCCTCGGCACCAGAAGAACTTGTTGCCAGAATGAAGGCACTGGAGACTGCAAGGTGGGCAAGCGGGAGCAACAAAGCGGGGTACTTGTTGTCCCGACCTGGTGTGGGAGGAGGCAGCGCTTGGTGTCTCAAAGCGGGTTCTGACTTTAAGCACAATGATCCTTTTTCTGCCTAG
- the LOC112875004 gene encoding PTI1-like tyrosine-protein kinase At3g15890 has protein sequence MRGVGRAMGWASCCKRSDGAEPGRRRKKKDATWRIFSLKELQSATNNFNYDNKLGEGGFGSVYWGQLWDGSQIAVKRLKSWSNKAEKEFAVEVEVLARVRHKSLLSLRGYCAEGQERLIVYDYMPNLSIHSQLHGQHAAECNLGWERRMKIAIDSAEGIAYLHHYATPHIIHRDVKASNVLLDSNFQARVADFGFAKLIPDGATHVTTKVKGTLGYLAPEYAMLGKASESCDVFSFGIMLLELASGKKPVEKVNPTTKRTITEWALPLARDKKFKEIADPKLNGNFVEDELKRVVLVGLACSQNKPEQRPIMSEVVELLKGESVEKFSNLENNELFKPEQTSSFQGSSGPDSSDCITEEKSSKTDVKEEAVDSSETVSSAR, from the exons ATGCGAGGTGTCGGACGGGCGATGGGGTGGGCTTCCTGCTGCAAGCGGTCGGACGG GGCGGAaccggggaggaggaggaagaagaaggacgcAACATGGCGCATCTTCTCGCTGAAGGAACTTCAGTCGGCAACGAACAATTTCAATTACGACAACAAGCTTGGTGAGGGTGGGTTCGGCAGCGTGTACTGGGGCCAACTCTGGGACGGATCACAG ATAGCAGTGAAAAGGCTCAAGAGTTGGAGCAACAAGGCTGAAAAAGAATTTGCTGTTGAGGTGGAGGTTTTGGCACGAGTGAGGCACAAAAGCCTTTTGAGCTTGCGTGGATATTGTGCTGAAGGCCAAGAACGCTTGATAGTCTATGATTATATGCCAAATCTGAGCATACACTCTCAGCTTCATGGACAGCACGCAGCGGAATGCAATCTCGGTTGGGAAAGAAGAATGAAGATCGCCATAGATTCTGCAGAAGGGATTGC TTATCTTCATCACTACGCAACACCACATATCATTCATAGAGATGTCAAGGCGAGCAATGTCCTTCTGGACTCAAATTTCCAAGCTCGGGTTGCTGATTTTGGGTTCGCTAAGCTCATTCCAGATGGTGCAACACATGTCACCACAAAGGTAAAAGGCACACTCGGTTACCTTGCACCAGAGTATGCGATGCTTGGGAAGGCCTCCGAAAGCTGCGATGTCTTCAGCTTTGGAATCATGCTCCTAGAGCTCGCAAGTGGGAAGAAGCCAGTTGAGAAGGTAAACCCCACCACAAAACGAACCATAACCGAGTGGGCTCTTCCTCTAGCCCGCGACAAAAAGTTCAAGGAAATCGCTGATCCAAAGCTCAATGGTAACTTTGTTGAGGATGAGCTGAAGCGAGTGGTGCTTGTCGGGCTCGCATGTTCTCAGAACAAGCCAGAGCAGAGACCGATAATGTCTGAAGTTGTTGAGTTGCTCAAAGGAGAATCTGTTGAGAAGTTCTCCAACCTGGAGAACAATGAGCTGTTCAAGCCTGAACAGACCAGTTCGTTCCAGGGCTCATCTGGACCCGATAGCTCGGACTGCATCACTGAGGAGAAGAGCTCCAAAACAGATGTGAAAGAGGAGGCAGTTGATTCAAGTGAGACGGTTTCCTCAGCAAGGTAG
- the LOC112878642 gene encoding uncharacterized protein LOC112878642, whose product MDSGSDSESAPEELTAVQGVEKHEEISKVEKDSVIRVTREGKERRKRWAKRRTSSKPDKQAPQEIEDQDAHQSEENETHTMPGMLPSSVIEMLAAREKQTFSSDSEEENVQKVQKKKKRMKTSGPETILLKDVRSTQQVKNALDFLEQRKNQVPRSNAVLKNANKALRLLSSKGNFLS is encoded by the exons ATGGACAGCGGAAGCGACTCCGAGAGCGCCCCCGAGGAGCTCACCGCCGTCCAG GGTGTTGAGAAGCACGAAGAGATCAGTAAAGTTGAGAAGGACAGTGTCATCAG AGTAACACGGGAGGGAAAGGAGCGGAGAAAACGTTGGGCCAAACGGAGAACATCATCTAAACCAGATAAGCAGGCACCACAAGAAATAGAAGATCAAGATGCCCACCAGAGCGAGGAGAATGAGACACATACTATGCCTGGCATGCTCCCCAGTAGTGTAATTGAAATGCTAGCAGCACGTGAGAA GCAAACCTTCTCCTCCGACTCTGAGGAAGAAAATGTTCAGAAGGttcagaaaaagaagaagagaatgAAAACTTCTGG GCCTGAAACTATTCTACTGAAGGATGTCCGGTCAACTCAACAAGTGAAGAATGCCCTTGATTTCTTGGAGCAAAGGAAAAACCAGGTGCCAAGATCGAATGCAGTTTTGAAGAATGCCAATAAGGCTTTGCGTCTCCTTTCTTCAAAAGGAAATTTTCTGAGTTAA